In Acidobacteriota bacterium, one genomic interval encodes:
- the rlmN gene encoding 23S rRNA (adenine(2503)-C(2))-methyltransferase RlmN: MKTRNVVGMDLGEMEAVAAGLGEPRYRARQIYAGVYRRLRRSWDAFPDLPKTLRARLAAECSIAWPPLAETAASRDGTRRYLFEVSPGACVESVFIPEEKRDTLCISTQVGCALGCLFCVTGRRPLLRNLTPGEIAGQVLTLAADRGTASRRLNIVIMGMGEPLLNYDNVMAAVRLMTDPEGMAVSPRRVTLSTAGVVPGIERLAREPVRPNLAVSLNAATDEVRDWLMPINRTWNIAALLDACRRFPLAERRRITFEYVLVGGVNDSPADARALARLLRGLRHKVNLIPLNPDPSIGLAPPAGERVLEFQQVLSAARVTASVRRARGEDIAAACGMLAGKARGQAGVTPGR, from the coding sequence ATGAAAACCAGGAACGTGGTGGGGATGGACCTCGGGGAGATGGAGGCGGTGGCGGCGGGCCTGGGGGAGCCGCGCTACCGGGCGCGGCAGATCTACGCCGGGGTCTACCGCCGCCTGCGGCGCTCGTGGGACGCCTTCCCCGACCTGCCGAAAACGCTGCGCGCGCGCCTCGCGGCGGAATGTTCCATCGCCTGGCCGCCGCTCGCGGAGACGGCCGCTAGCCGGGACGGCACGCGCCGCTACCTGTTCGAGGTCTCCCCGGGGGCCTGCGTCGAGTCGGTCTTCATCCCCGAGGAGAAGCGGGACACCCTCTGCATCTCGACCCAGGTGGGGTGCGCCCTCGGCTGCCTCTTCTGCGTCACCGGCCGCCGGCCGCTCCTGCGCAACCTTACCCCGGGGGAGATCGCCGGCCAGGTGCTCACCCTCGCGGCCGACCGCGGCACGGCCTCCCGGCGCCTCAACATCGTGATCATGGGAATGGGGGAACCGCTCCTCAACTACGACAACGTCATGGCCGCCGTGCGGCTGATGACCGACCCGGAGGGGATGGCCGTCTCCCCGCGCCGCGTCACCCTCTCCACGGCGGGCGTGGTCCCGGGGATCGAGCGGCTCGCCCGGGAACCGGTCCGGCCCAACCTGGCCGTCTCCCTGAACGCGGCGACCGACGAGGTCCGGGACTGGCTCATGCCCATCAACCGGACCTGGAACATCGCCGCGCTCCTGGACGCCTGCCGCCGTTTCCCCCTGGCCGAGCGGCGCCGGATCACCTTCGAATACGTGCTCGTGGGCGGGGTGAACGACTCCCCCGCCGACGCCCGGGCGCTCGCGCGCCTGCTCCGCGGGCTGCGCCACAAGGTCAACCTGATCCCGCTCAACCCCGACCCGTCGATCGGGCTCGCCCCGCCCGCCGGGGAGCGGGTGCTGGAATTTCAGCAGGTCCTCTCCGCCGCCCGCGTCACCGCGAGCGTGCGCCGCGCCCGGGGGGAGGACATCGCCGCCGCCTGCGGCATGCTGGCGGGAAAGGCGCGCGGGCAGGCGGGGGTCACCCCAGGGCGATGA
- the pgeF gene encoding peptidoglycan editing factor PgeF: MSTISIPVPTIMLGSEKRVDSGRRAAPLFQAMPHDAFLLRYARGIPYYSCREFERVPGVRHAFFTRAGAAASPLLTLRQVHSSRVCVVREPPGAWDPPEGDALAAAFPGAALGVRTADCFPVLVADPVAGAVAAVHSGWRGTLAGVLAETFRALVREFGSRPGDLHVAVGPGIRACCFEVGPEVAAAFAAGCPGAARPAPGRPGKFLLDLPRVLDAQMEEAGVARARRYDSGLCTACRPREFFSYRREGAAAGRMMSVIALG; encoded by the coding sequence ATGTCGACGATATCGATTCCGGTCCCCACGATCATGCTCGGCTCCGAGAAGCGGGTTGACAGCGGGCGGCGCGCCGCCCCACTATTTCAGGCGATGCCCCACGACGCTTTCCTCCTCCGGTACGCCCGGGGAATACCTTATTACAGCTGCCGGGAGTTTGAAAGAGTCCCGGGGGTGCGCCACGCCTTTTTCACCCGCGCCGGCGCGGCCGCTTCCCCTCTGCTGACCCTGCGCCAGGTGCACTCGAGCCGGGTGTGCGTCGTGCGGGAACCGCCCGGCGCGTGGGACCCCCCCGAGGGGGACGCCCTGGCCGCCGCCTTCCCCGGCGCCGCGCTGGGGGTGAGAACGGCCGACTGCTTCCCCGTCCTGGTCGCCGACCCGGTCGCGGGCGCCGTGGCCGCGGTCCACTCCGGCTGGCGGGGCACCCTCGCGGGCGTCCTCGCCGAGACCTTCCGCGCGCTGGTCCGGGAATTCGGCAGCCGGCCGGGGGACCTCCATGTCGCCGTCGGCCCCGGGATCCGCGCCTGCTGCTTCGAGGTCGGGCCCGAGGTGGCGGCCGCCTTCGCCGCGGGCTGCCCCGGGGCGGCGCGCCCCGCGCCCGGCCGGCCGGGAAAGTTCCTCCTCGACCTCCCCCGGGTGCTCGACGCGCAGATGGAGGAGGCCGGGGTGGCGCGGGCGCGCCGGTACGACTCGGGCCTCTGCACGGCGTGCCGCCCCCGGGAGTTCTTCTCCTACCGCCGGGAGGGGGCGGCCGCCGGGCGCATGATGTCCGTCATCGCCCTGGGGTGA
- a CDS encoding holo-ACP synthase produces the protein MIVGTGIDIVDIPRLRRILGRPGERFTARVFTPSEREYCLGHRDPVPHFAARFAAKEALMKALGTGWGKGVSWRDAEVVRRRPAAPLLLLHGEAAAIAASLGASAVHLSLTHADGWAAATVILEKR, from the coding sequence ATGATCGTGGGGACCGGAATCGATATCGTCGACATCCCCCGCCTGCGCAGGATCCTCGGGCGGCCGGGGGAGCGTTTCACCGCGCGGGTGTTCACCCCCTCCGAGCGGGAGTACTGCCTCGGCCACCGCGACCCGGTCCCCCATTTCGCCGCGCGCTTCGCCGCCAAGGAGGCGCTCATGAAGGCGCTGGGGACCGGCTGGGGGAAAGGGGTCTCCTGGCGGGACGCCGAGGTGGTGCGCCGCCGGCCCGCCGCCCCCCTCCTGCTCCTTCACGGCGAGGCCGCGGCGATCGCCGCCTCCCTGGGGGCCTCGGCCGTCCACCTCAGCCTCACCCACGCGGACGGCTGGGCGGCCGCCACGGTGATCCTGGAAAAACGCTGA
- a CDS encoding U32 family peptidase, with the protein MKPLELLAPAGTPEIGIAAIDHGADAVYIGAPRFGARAAAGADLAGIERLVRHAHFFRARVYVALNTILTDGELPEALGLCREIHALGADGLILQDVGLLELDLPPIPLIASTQMHNHTPERIAFLEKVGFRRVILARELALEEIAAIRRATGVELESFVHGALCVSYSGRCYMSQAVAARSGNRGVCAQPCRGRYTLLDGRGRVIESDRHLLSLRDLCLIEDLPALVGAGVASFKIEGRYKEIEYVKNVTAAYSRALDAFIARTEGYRRASSGRCDLRFTPDPRKTFNRGYTRFFLHGGGPKVASLDTQKSIGEPVGAVTRLGDGWFETDGARLQNGDGLCFFTRARTLAGFRVERVEGERVYPSAMEGVRPGARLFRNLDIAFNRLLRKSSGRRRIGVEMDFAHDGDAVRLAVRDEDGHEAAAEAPLPFEPPLDPEKSLEQVRTRLAATGNTPFVATEIRVPGPVGFYPLSFLNRLKRDALEALGRVRAETYPRAEAPLVPNDAPFPEPRLDYHSNVLNRHARRFYERHGAEVVEGAFETLADPVGRAVMTSRYCLRRELDACPRCGGARLLDEPLRIRDSGHTYLLRFDCDACRMSVILESKK; encoded by the coding sequence ATGAAGCCGCTGGAACTGCTCGCCCCCGCCGGGACCCCCGAGATCGGCATCGCCGCCATCGACCACGGCGCCGACGCCGTCTATATCGGCGCCCCGCGCTTCGGCGCCCGCGCCGCGGCCGGGGCCGACCTCGCGGGGATCGAGCGCCTGGTGCGGCACGCCCATTTCTTCCGCGCCCGGGTCTACGTGGCGCTCAACACCATCCTCACCGACGGGGAACTCCCCGAAGCCCTGGGGCTCTGCCGGGAGATCCACGCGCTCGGGGCGGACGGGCTGATCCTCCAGGACGTCGGCCTGCTCGAGCTCGACCTCCCCCCCATCCCCCTGATCGCCAGCACCCAGATGCACAACCACACGCCGGAGCGGATCGCGTTTCTCGAGAAGGTCGGGTTCCGCCGCGTCATCCTGGCGCGCGAGCTGGCGCTCGAGGAGATCGCGGCCATCCGCCGCGCCACGGGCGTCGAGCTCGAGTCCTTCGTCCACGGCGCCCTCTGCGTCAGTTACAGCGGCCGGTGCTACATGAGCCAGGCGGTGGCCGCCCGCAGCGGCAACCGCGGGGTCTGCGCCCAGCCCTGCCGCGGCCGCTACACCCTGCTCGACGGCCGCGGGCGCGTGATCGAGTCCGACCGCCACCTCCTCTCCCTCAGGGACCTCTGCCTGATCGAGGACCTCCCCGCCCTGGTCGGGGCGGGGGTCGCCTCCTTCAAGATCGAGGGGCGCTACAAGGAGATCGAGTACGTCAAGAACGTCACCGCCGCCTACAGCCGCGCGCTCGACGCCTTCATCGCCCGCACGGAGGGCTACCGCCGCGCCTCCTCCGGCCGGTGCGACCTCCGCTTCACCCCCGACCCGCGGAAAACGTTCAACCGCGGCTACACCCGCTTTTTCCTCCATGGCGGCGGGCCGAAGGTCGCCTCGCTCGACACGCAGAAATCGATCGGGGAGCCGGTCGGCGCCGTCACGCGCCTGGGCGACGGCTGGTTCGAGACCGACGGGGCGCGCCTGCAGAACGGGGACGGCCTCTGCTTTTTCACCCGCGCCCGCACCCTCGCCGGCTTCCGGGTGGAGCGGGTGGAGGGGGAGCGCGTCTACCCCTCCGCCATGGAGGGGGTGCGCCCGGGCGCCCGCCTCTTCCGCAACCTCGACATCGCCTTCAACCGGCTCCTCAGGAAGAGCTCCGGGCGGCGCCGGATCGGGGTGGAGATGGATTTCGCGCATGACGGCGACGCCGTCCGCCTCGCCGTCCGGGACGAGGACGGGCACGAGGCCGCGGCGGAGGCCCCCCTCCCCTTCGAACCCCCGCTCGACCCGGAGAAATCGCTCGAGCAGGTGCGGACGCGGCTCGCGGCCACCGGCAACACCCCCTTCGTCGCCACGGAGATCCGCGTCCCCGGCCCGGTCGGCTTCTACCCCCTGAGCTTCCTCAACCGGCTCAAGCGCGACGCGCTCGAGGCGCTCGGGCGGGTCCGGGCCGAAACGTACCCCCGCGCGGAGGCGCCGCTCGTCCCCAACGACGCCCCCTTCCCCGAGCCGCGCCTCGACTACCACTCGAACGTCCTCAACCGCCACGCGCGCCGCTTCTACGAGCGCCACGGCGCCGAGGTGGTCGAGGGCGCTTTCGAGACGCTGGCCGACCCGGTGGGGCGGGCGGTGATGACGTCGCGCTACTGCCTCCGCCGCGAGCTCGACGCCTGCCCCCGCTGCGGCGGCGCGCGCCTCCTCGATGAGCCGCTCCGGATCAGGGACAGCGGCCACACCTACCTTCTGCGCTTCGACTGCGACGCCTGCCGGATGTCGGTCATCCTGGAAAGCAAAAAATAG
- a CDS encoding VOC family protein, giving the protein MKEEGVMQQKITPNLWFDGNAQEAAGFYASAFPEGKVGSTIYYPKSAEEGLAAFQLGLAGKVLTVDFEVGGFRFVAINAGPEFAFNPSISFMLNFDPSRDGRAGEHLEELWNRLIDGGEALMPLGAYPFSKRYGWVKDRYGLTWQLILTDPAGEPRPFVIPSLMFSGENNNRAEEAIHHYLSVFEDARLGTLARYADDTGPARSGSLMFADFTLAGQWFAAMDSGVEHDFNFNEAISLSIACQDQAEIDYFWEKLSAVPGAEQCGWSKDRFGVSWQVVPANMEELMNKPHAFANMMQMRKIEIAKF; this is encoded by the coding sequence ATGAAGGAGGAGGGCGTCATGCAACAGAAAATCACTCCGAATTTGTGGTTCGATGGCAATGCCCAGGAAGCGGCCGGTTTTTACGCGTCGGCGTTTCCGGAGGGCAAGGTGGGTTCCACTATTTATTACCCGAAAAGCGCCGAGGAGGGGTTGGCGGCGTTTCAGCTCGGGCTGGCCGGCAAGGTGCTGACCGTCGACTTCGAAGTCGGGGGGTTTCGGTTTGTGGCCATCAACGCCGGGCCGGAGTTTGCATTCAACCCATCGATTTCGTTCATGCTGAATTTCGACCCGTCGCGTGACGGGCGGGCGGGCGAGCACCTCGAGGAGCTGTGGAACAGACTCATCGACGGCGGCGAGGCCCTCATGCCGTTGGGGGCCTATCCCTTCAGCAAACGCTATGGCTGGGTCAAGGACCGCTACGGGCTGACGTGGCAGCTGATTTTGACCGACCCCGCCGGCGAGCCGCGTCCCTTCGTCATACCGTCGCTGATGTTCTCAGGCGAAAACAACAACCGCGCAGAGGAAGCGATCCATCATTATCTGTCCGTATTCGAAGACGCCAGGTTGGGCACGCTCGCCCGTTATGCGGACGATACCGGTCCGGCCAGGTCAGGGTCGCTGATGTTCGCCGACTTCACGTTGGCAGGCCAATGGTTCGCGGCGATGGACAGCGGGGTCGAGCATGACTTCAACTTCAACGAAGCGATTTCCCTGTCGATCGCGTGTCAGGATCAGGCCGAGATCGATTACTTCTGGGAAAAACTCTCGGCGGTACCGGGGGCGGAGCAGTGCGGCTGGAGCAAAGACAGATTCGGTGTCAGCTGGCAGGTGGTCCCGGCGAACATGGAAGAACTGATGAACAAACCGCACGCGTTCGCCAACATGATGCAAATGCGTAAGATTGAAATCGCGAAATTTTAG
- a CDS encoding type II toxin-antitoxin system HipA family toxin gives MDREVLVFVDLQGIPHLVGRLWARMRKDRESATFEYDKSWLTHSDRFSLEPALTLGPGPFHTPSDKALFGSIGDSAPDRWGRVLMRRAERRRAELQGETPRTLGEIDYLLMVDDEARQGALRFADREGGPFLAGQGQRRIPPLWELPRLLSAAEHVSSDTDSDEDLRLLLAPGSSLGGARPKASVRDRDGHLAIAKFPDKGDEVNTVLWEAVALTLAAKAGIPVPTWRLETVADRPVLLLRRFDREQETRLPFLSAMSMLDAKDNEARSYLEFVDVLRQHGAEPKEDMHALWRRIVFNVLISNTDDHLRNHGFLWAGSSGWRLSPAYDLNPVPTDIKRRILTTAIDLYDGTASLKLALQVSGYFELCEDEAHAIAKQVGRAVSSWRREARKLGLTPAEIDRMSSAFEHEDLKAASG, from the coding sequence ATGGACAGAGAAGTGCTGGTCTTCGTGGACCTGCAAGGCATTCCTCACCTGGTGGGGCGCCTGTGGGCGCGCATGCGCAAGGACAGGGAGAGCGCCACCTTTGAATACGACAAGAGCTGGCTCACTCATTCCGATCGCTTTTCCCTCGAGCCTGCCCTGACCCTCGGGCCGGGACCGTTTCACACACCATCCGATAAAGCGCTTTTCGGATCCATCGGCGACTCCGCCCCTGATCGATGGGGACGCGTCCTGATGCGACGCGCCGAGCGAAGGCGCGCCGAGCTTCAGGGAGAGACGCCGCGCACCCTCGGGGAAATCGACTATCTCCTCATGGTGGACGATGAAGCGCGCCAGGGAGCATTGCGTTTCGCCGACCGGGAAGGGGGGCCGTTTCTGGCCGGGCAGGGACAGAGGAGGATTCCGCCACTATGGGAGCTGCCGCGACTTCTATCCGCGGCGGAGCATGTTTCGAGCGACACGGACAGTGATGAGGATTTGCGGCTGCTCCTCGCGCCCGGCTCATCGCTCGGCGGCGCCCGGCCCAAAGCCTCGGTCCGGGACCGCGACGGCCATCTCGCCATTGCCAAGTTTCCGGACAAGGGAGACGAGGTGAATACGGTCCTGTGGGAGGCTGTGGCCCTGACGCTGGCCGCGAAGGCAGGCATCCCGGTTCCGACCTGGCGTCTTGAAACCGTGGCCGACAGGCCCGTTCTTTTACTGCGCCGTTTCGACCGGGAGCAGGAAACGCGCCTGCCGTTTTTATCCGCGATGAGCATGCTCGACGCCAAAGACAACGAGGCGCGGAGTTACCTGGAATTCGTCGATGTTCTCCGTCAGCATGGCGCGGAACCGAAGGAAGACATGCACGCGCTCTGGCGGAGGATTGTGTTCAACGTCCTGATTTCGAATACGGACGACCATCTGCGCAACCACGGCTTTCTATGGGCCGGTTCCTCCGGTTGGCGGCTGTCGCCGGCATACGACCTCAATCCCGTGCCCACCGACATTAAACGGCGCATTCTGACCACCGCTATCGATCTCTACGACGGCACCGCGTCACTGAAGCTGGCGCTCCAGGTCTCCGGCTATTTCGAACTATGCGAGGACGAAGCCCATGCGATCGCGAAGCAGGTGGGGCGGGCGGTTTCCTCATGGCGTCGGGAGGCGAGGAAGCTCGGCCTTACACCGGCTGAGATCGACCGCATGTCGTCCGCGTTCGAACATGAAGATCTGAAGGCCGCATCAGGATAA
- a CDS encoding helix-turn-helix domain-containing protein: protein MDDKGDRRSFSGAPIPVRRALRKLGHDVRDARRRRRIPVAVMAERASISRTTLNKVEKGDPGVSLGTWATVLFALGMVDRLADVADPRHDAVGRELEEERLPLRIRPSRRRNPGKPKDGGIR, encoded by the coding sequence ATGGACGATAAAGGCGACAGGCGATCATTTTCGGGGGCACCGATACCGGTGAGGCGTGCCCTCCGCAAGCTGGGGCACGATGTCCGTGACGCCCGGCGGCGGCGCCGCATCCCCGTCGCGGTCATGGCGGAGCGTGCGTCCATCAGCCGCACGACCCTGAACAAAGTGGAGAAGGGGGATCCCGGCGTCTCGCTGGGCACCTGGGCCACCGTTCTTTTCGCCCTGGGAATGGTCGACCGGCTTGCCGATGTCGCCGACCCCCGGCACGATGCCGTCGGACGGGAACTTGAAGAGGAGCGTCTCCCTCTGCGCATCCGGCCTTCGCGTCGGCGGAATCCCGGCAAGCCAAAAGACGGGGGTATCCGTTGA
- a CDS encoding type II toxin-antitoxin system Phd/YefM family antitoxin, which produces MKTIGAFDAKTNLSRLLREVEVDREVFVIERNRRKVATLVPYREGNRAASESIVERFRRLRARGGSDATPVKELISEGRKR; this is translated from the coding sequence GTGAAGACCATAGGGGCTTTTGACGCCAAAACGAACCTCAGCCGGCTGCTGAGGGAGGTGGAAGTCGACCGGGAGGTGTTTGTCATCGAACGCAACCGGAGGAAGGTGGCTACCCTGGTTCCCTACCGCGAAGGGAACCGGGCGGCATCGGAATCGATCGTGGAGCGTTTTCGCCGGCTCCGCGCCCGCGGCGGAAGCGACGCCACCCCGGTCAAAGAGCTCATTTCGGAAGGGAGAAAGCGATGA
- a CDS encoding type II toxin-antitoxin system VapC family toxin translates to MREETVVVDCSISASWYLRDEASPRAENVLARIADGTFHALVPSLWWYENVNVIKSAQRRGRLRPRDAATALFLLRELPLETWDPDKQGIAGLLQFTLAHNLSAYDAAYLHLAVSTGATLFTADSDLLALSDRYPCISGR, encoded by the coding sequence ATGAGGGAGGAGACGGTGGTGGTGGACTGCTCCATCTCCGCTTCGTGGTACCTCAGGGACGAAGCCTCCCCCCGCGCTGAAAACGTTCTGGCGCGCATTGCCGATGGGACCTTTCATGCCCTCGTCCCCTCGCTCTGGTGGTACGAAAACGTCAACGTCATCAAATCGGCGCAGCGCCGCGGGAGACTGCGCCCCCGGGATGCCGCCACCGCGCTCTTTCTCCTCCGGGAGTTGCCGCTGGAAACCTGGGATCCCGACAAGCAGGGGATCGCGGGGCTGCTCCAGTTCACGCTCGCGCATAATCTTTCCGCCTACGACGCCGCTTATCTCCACCTGGCCGTTTCCACCGGGGCCACGCTGTTCACCGCGGATTCGGACCTTCTGGCCCTGAGCGATCGGTACCCCTGCATTTCCGGAAGGTAA
- the mtaB gene encoding tRNA (N(6)-L-threonylcarbamoyladenosine(37)-C(2))-methylthiotransferase MtaB, which produces MPSFHIRTFGCRANQADSAGIRATLAALPMDESGDWRAADLIVVNSCTVTHRSDREVRQVVRRLHRGNPGARIVVLGCYAQRDPEGVAALPGVRLVVGNAERARLPELLKETAASGPARVSWSPVDAAADCPLPPMGRTGGKTRPLVKIQDGCDSGCAYCIVPKVRGPGRSAPPEAVLAEISALTAAGFREIVLTGVHLGAYGRKQEGHPGLAELLERVVRIPGIGRVRLSSIEPMDFDPGILRLAASSPVIAHHFHIPLQSGCDRILRLMHRPYGAARYRELVGEIVRSLPDAAVGTDVIVGFPGETEDDFAAGCALLEELPLAYLHVFPFSPREGTEAFALPGRVPPRALARRLERVLAIGRAKSAAFRRRFTGRTLPAVTLAAGPDGTRVLTGNYLAARVPDPLPPNRLVTVRIEEPEGLASLINGDGPE; this is translated from the coding sequence ATGCCTAGCTTTCACATCCGGACCTTCGGCTGCCGCGCCAACCAGGCCGACAGCGCCGGCATCCGGGCGACCCTCGCCGCGCTCCCCATGGACGAAAGCGGCGACTGGCGCGCCGCCGACCTGATCGTGGTCAACAGCTGCACCGTCACCCACCGCTCCGACCGCGAGGTGCGCCAGGTCGTGCGCCGCCTGCACCGCGGCAACCCCGGGGCCCGCATCGTCGTCCTGGGCTGCTACGCCCAGCGCGACCCCGAAGGGGTCGCCGCCCTCCCCGGCGTCCGCCTCGTGGTGGGAAACGCCGAACGCGCGCGCCTTCCCGAACTGCTGAAGGAAACCGCGGCCTCCGGGCCGGCCCGCGTCTCGTGGTCCCCCGTCGACGCGGCCGCGGACTGCCCCCTCCCCCCGATGGGGCGGACCGGGGGGAAGACCCGCCCCCTGGTGAAGATCCAGGACGGGTGCGACTCCGGGTGCGCCTACTGCATCGTCCCCAAGGTGCGCGGCCCCGGCCGCAGCGCGCCCCCCGAAGCGGTGCTGGCCGAAATCAGTGCGCTCACGGCGGCGGGGTTCCGTGAGATCGTGCTCACCGGGGTGCACCTGGGCGCCTACGGCCGCAAGCAGGAGGGTCACCCGGGCCTCGCGGAGCTGCTCGAACGGGTCGTCCGGATCCCCGGCATCGGCCGCGTGCGCCTCAGCAGCATCGAACCGATGGACTTCGATCCCGGCATCCTCCGGCTCGCCGCGTCGAGCCCCGTCATCGCGCACCACTTTCACATTCCGCTCCAGAGCGGGTGCGACCGGATCCTCCGCCTCATGCACCGCCCCTACGGCGCGGCCCGGTACCGGGAGCTCGTCGGGGAGATCGTGCGCTCGCTCCCCGACGCCGCCGTCGGCACCGACGTCATCGTCGGCTTCCCCGGGGAAACGGAGGACGATTTCGCCGCCGGCTGCGCGCTGCTCGAAGAGCTGCCCCTGGCCTACCTGCACGTCTTCCCCTTCTCCCCCCGGGAGGGGACGGAGGCGTTCGCGCTCCCCGGCCGGGTCCCGCCGCGCGCGCTCGCCCGCCGGCTCGAGCGCGTGCTCGCCATCGGCCGCGCCAAGAGCGCGGCCTTCCGCCGCCGCTTCACGGGGCGCACCCTGCCGGCCGTCACCCTCGCGGCGGGCCCGGACGGCACCCGCGTCCTCACCGGCAACTACCTCGCCGCCCGCGTCCCCGACCCGCTCCCCCCCAACCGCCTCGTCACCGTCCGCATCGAGGAGCCCGAAGGCCTCGCCTCCCTGATAAACGGGGATGGACCAGAGTAA
- the purE gene encoding 5-(carboxyamino)imidazole ribonucleotide mutase, whose amino-acid sequence MTEPKVSVVLGSDSDLPVVGEMQKILKELGIPHEVTISSAHRSPARTHRYAAGLEERGVQVVIACAGAAAHLAGVIAAETILPVIGVPIDSSPLLGLDALLSTSMMPAGIPVATMGIGKMGAANAAVLAAQILARGDEELAGRLRAYKKKLADRVEEKDLALRKAMDA is encoded by the coding sequence GTGACTGAACCGAAAGTATCCGTGGTGCTGGGGAGCGATTCCGATCTTCCCGTCGTCGGGGAGATGCAGAAGATCCTGAAGGAGCTGGGCATCCCGCACGAGGTGACCATCTCGAGCGCCCACCGCTCCCCGGCGCGCACCCACCGCTACGCCGCGGGGCTCGAAGAGCGGGGGGTCCAGGTCGTGATCGCCTGCGCGGGGGCGGCGGCGCACCTGGCGGGCGTCATCGCGGCGGAGACGATCCTCCCCGTCATCGGCGTCCCGATCGACAGCTCCCCGCTGCTGGGGCTGGACGCGCTCCTCTCCACCTCGATGATGCCGGCGGGGATCCCGGTGGCGACCATGGGGATCGGGAAGATGGGGGCGGCCAACGCCGCGGTGCTCGCCGCCCAGATCCTGGCGCGCGGCGACGAGGAACTGGCCGGGCGGCTCCGCGCCTACAAGAAAAAGCTGGCGGACCGGGTCGAGGAGAAGGACCTGGCCCTGAGGAAAGCGATGGATGCCTAG
- the purD gene encoding phosphoribosylamine--glycine ligase, whose amino-acid sequence MRVLVIGSGGREHVLVWKLRQSPKVESVLCAPGNGGISRDARCVPVEAADAGGIVDLARRERIDLVIVGPEGPLAAGLVNRLEAEGIRVLGPTREAAQLESSKVFSKDFMARHGIPTARYTTYQDPQIAEAYLRSPEAEYPIVVKADGLAAGKGVVVARDADEACDAVRRIMVEREFGSAGNWIIVEECLQGIEASYIVFTDGRTVLPAAAARDHKAVFDGDRGPNTGGMGTYSCDDILGPALEREVLRKVIRPVIDGMRAEGYPFKGILYAGLMLTERGPRVLEFNVRMGDPECQVILPRLRSDFAELCGAVCDGRLADYQAEWSPDAAVCVVLASGGYPGPYVKGKRITGLEMAAEDPRVSVFHAGTRLEGEEIVTDGGRVLGVTALDRDLAGAIMLAYEGVNKIHFEGMQCRRDIGAKGLKQGA is encoded by the coding sequence ATGAGAGTACTGGTCATCGGGTCCGGGGGAAGAGAGCATGTGCTGGTCTGGAAACTGCGCCAGAGCCCGAAGGTGGAGTCGGTCCTGTGCGCGCCGGGCAACGGCGGCATCTCCCGCGACGCGCGCTGCGTGCCGGTCGAGGCCGCCGACGCCGGCGGGATCGTCGACCTGGCGCGGCGGGAGAGGATCGACCTGGTGATCGTGGGGCCCGAGGGGCCGCTGGCCGCGGGGCTGGTGAACCGGCTGGAGGCCGAGGGGATCCGGGTGCTGGGGCCGACGCGCGAGGCGGCGCAGCTCGAATCGAGCAAGGTCTTCTCCAAGGACTTCATGGCGCGCCACGGGATCCCGACCGCGCGCTACACCACCTACCAGGACCCGCAGATCGCCGAGGCCTACCTGCGCTCGCCGGAGGCCGAATACCCCATCGTGGTGAAGGCCGACGGCCTGGCCGCGGGGAAGGGGGTGGTGGTCGCCCGGGACGCCGACGAGGCGTGCGACGCCGTGCGGCGGATCATGGTGGAGCGGGAATTCGGCTCCGCCGGCAACTGGATCATCGTCGAGGAGTGCCTCCAGGGGATCGAGGCCTCCTACATCGTCTTCACCGACGGCCGGACCGTCCTCCCGGCCGCGGCCGCGCGCGACCACAAGGCCGTGTTCGACGGCGACCGGGGGCCCAACACGGGGGGGATGGGGACCTACTCGTGCGACGACATCCTCGGCCCCGCCCTCGAGCGGGAGGTGCTCAGGAAAGTCATCCGGCCCGTGATCGACGGGATGCGGGCCGAGGGGTATCCCTTCAAGGGGATCCTCTACGCCGGGCTGATGCTGACCGAGCGGGGGCCCAGGGTGCTGGAATTCAACGTCCGGATGGGGGACCCCGAGTGCCAGGTGATCCTCCCCCGGCTCCGGAGCGATTTCGCCGAGCTGTGCGGCGCCGTCTGCGACGGGCGGCTGGCGGACTACCAGGCCGAGTGGAGCCCCGACGCCGCCGTCTGCGTGGTGCTCGCTTCCGGCGGGTATCCCGGGCCCTACGTCAAGGGGAAGCGGATCACGGGGCTCGAGATGGCGGCCGAAGACCCCCGGGTGTCCGTCTTTCACGCCGGGACGCGGCTCGAGGGGGAAGAGATCGTCACCGACGGCGGCCGGGTGCTGGGGGTCACGGCCCTCGACCGCGACCTGGCCGGGGCCATCATGCTGGCCTACGAGGGGGTCAACAAGATCCATTTCGAGGGGATGCAGTGCCGCCGCGACATCGGGGCGAAGGGGCTGAAACAGGGCGCCTGA